A stretch of the Nicotiana tabacum cultivar K326 chromosome 6, ASM71507v2, whole genome shotgun sequence genome encodes the following:
- the LOC142182244 gene encoding secreted RxLR effector protein 161-like, with product MEQEGTSKEIDTPIATSIKLDIDEPGSSVDKKFYRGMIGSLLYLIARRPDIVFNIGLCARFQANSKKSHLTVVKRILRYVKDTTDLCLWYPKDSNFNLVGYVDVDYAGFLVERKSTSDQVVINGL from the exons GAAGGAacatccaaagaaattgacactcctattgcaacatcCATAAAAttagatatagatgaacctggttcatctgttgataaGAAGTtttataggggaatgattggttctCTTTTGTATCTTATTGCTAgaagacctgacattgttttcaatATAGGTCTTTGTGCTCGATTTCAGGCAAATTCAAAGAAGTcccacttgactgttgtcaagagaatattgagatacgTGAAAGACACCACTGACCTTTGCCTTTGGTATCCAAAGGATAGTAATTTTAACCTAGTGGGATATGTTGATGTTGATTATGCAGGGTTCCTTGTGGAaaggaagagcacctcag ATCAAGTAGTAATTAATGGACTTTAg